One window from the genome of Cricetulus griseus strain 17A/GY chromosome 2, alternate assembly CriGri-PICRH-1.0, whole genome shotgun sequence encodes:
- the Fst gene encoding follistatin isoform X5, with protein MVCARHQPGGLCLLLLLLCQFMEDRSAQAGNCWLRQAKNGRCQVLYKTELSKEECCSTGRLSTSWTEEDVNHNTLFKWMIFNGGAPNCIPCKETCENVDCGPGKKCRMNKKNKPRCVCAPDCSNITWKGPVCGLDGKTYRNECALLKARCKEQPELEVQYQGKCKKTCRDVLCPGSSTCVVDQTNNAYCVTCNRICPEPSSSEQYLCGNDGVTYSSACHLRKATCLLGRSIGLAYEGKCITKSCEDIQCGGGKKCLWDFKVGRGRCSLCDELCPDSKSDEPVCASDNATYASECAMKEAACSSGVLLEVKHSGSCNSISEDMEEEEEEEDQDYNFPISSILEW; from the exons ATGGTCTGCGCCAGGCACCAGCCCGGCGggctctgcctcctgctgctgctaCTCTGCCAGTTCATGGAGGACCGCAGCGCCCAGG ctgggAATTGCTGGCTCCGCCAAGCCAAGAATGGCCGCTGCCAGGTCCTGTATAAGACAGAATTGAGCAAAGAGGAGTGCTGCAGCACCGGCCGTCTGAGTACCTCGTGGACCGAGGAGGATGTGAACCACAATACTCTCTTCAAGTGGATGATTTTCAACGGAGGCGCCCCCAACTGCATCCCCTGTAAAG AAACGTGTGAGAATGTGGACTGCGGACCTGGGAAAAAATGCCGAATGAACAAGAAGAATAAACCCCGCTGTGTCTGTGCCCCAGACTGTTCCAACATCACCTGGAAGGGCCCAGTGTGTGGGCTGGATGGGAAAACCTACCGCAATGAATGTGCACTCCTCAAGGCCAGATGTAAAGAGCAGCCGGAACTGGAAGTCCAGTACCAAGGCAAATGTAAAA agacTTGCCGGGATGTTCTCTGTCCTGGCAGCTCCACCTGTGTTGTGGACCAGACAAACAATGCCTACTGTGTGACATGCAATCGGATTTGCCCAGAGCCCTCCTCTTCTGAGCAGTACCTGTGTGGGAATGATGGAGTGACTTACTCTAGTGCCTGCCACCTGAGAAAGGCCACATGTTTGCTGGGCAGATCGATTGGATTAGCCTATGAGGGAAAATGTATCA CAAAGTCCTGTGAAGACATCCAGTGTGGTGGTGGAAAAAAATGCCTGTGGGATTTCAAGGTTGGCCGAGGCCGTTGCTCTCTCTGTGATGAGCTCTGCCCTGACAGTAAGTCGGATGAGCCGGTCTGCGCCAGTGACAATGCCACTTATGCCAGCGAGTGTGCCATGAAGGAAGCTGCCTGCTCCTCTGGCGTGCTGCTTGAAGTGAAGCACTCCGGATCTTGCAACT CCATCTCAGAagacatggaggaagaggaggaggaggaagaccagGACTACAACTTTCCTATCTCTTCCATTCTAGAGTGGTAA
- the Fst gene encoding follistatin isoform X6: MVCARHQPGGLCLLLLLLCQFMEDRSAQAGNCWLRQAKNGRCQVLYKTELSKEECCSTGRLSTSWTEEDVNHNTLFKWMIFNGGAPNCIPCKETCENVDCGPGKKCRMNKKNKPRCVCAPDCSNITWKGPVCGLDGKTYRNECALLKARCKEQPELEVQYQGKCKKTCRDVLCPGSSTCVVDQTNNAYCVTCNRICPEPSSSEQYLCGNDGVTYSSACHLRKATCLLGRSIGLAYEGKCIKAKSCEDIQCGGGKKCLWDFKVGRGRCSLCDELCPDSKSDEPVCASDNATYASECAMKEAACSSGVLLEVKHSGSCN, from the exons ATGGTCTGCGCCAGGCACCAGCCCGGCGggctctgcctcctgctgctgctaCTCTGCCAGTTCATGGAGGACCGCAGCGCCCAGG ctgggAATTGCTGGCTCCGCCAAGCCAAGAATGGCCGCTGCCAGGTCCTGTATAAGACAGAATTGAGCAAAGAGGAGTGCTGCAGCACCGGCCGTCTGAGTACCTCGTGGACCGAGGAGGATGTGAACCACAATACTCTCTTCAAGTGGATGATTTTCAACGGAGGCGCCCCCAACTGCATCCCCTGTAAAG AAACGTGTGAGAATGTGGACTGCGGACCTGGGAAAAAATGCCGAATGAACAAGAAGAATAAACCCCGCTGTGTCTGTGCCCCAGACTGTTCCAACATCACCTGGAAGGGCCCAGTGTGTGGGCTGGATGGGAAAACCTACCGCAATGAATGTGCACTCCTCAAGGCCAGATGTAAAGAGCAGCCGGAACTGGAAGTCCAGTACCAAGGCAAATGTAAAA agacTTGCCGGGATGTTCTCTGTCCTGGCAGCTCCACCTGTGTTGTGGACCAGACAAACAATGCCTACTGTGTGACATGCAATCGGATTTGCCCAGAGCCCTCCTCTTCTGAGCAGTACCTGTGTGGGAATGATGGAGTGACTTACTCTAGTGCCTGCCACCTGAGAAAGGCCACATGTTTGCTGGGCAGATCGATTGGATTAGCCTATGAGGGAAAATGTATCA AAGCAAAGTCCTGTGAAGACATCCAGTGTGGTGGTGGAAAAAAATGCCTGTGGGATTTCAAGGTTGGCCGAGGCCGTTGCTCTCTCTGTGATGAGCTCTGCCCTGACAGTAAGTCGGATGAGCCGGTCTGCGCCAGTGACAATGCCACTTATGCCAGCGAGTGTGCCATGAAGGAAGCTGCCTGCTCCTCTGGCGTGCTGCTTGAAGTGAAGCACTCCGGATCTTGCAACT GA
- the Fst gene encoding follistatin isoform X4 has protein sequence MVCARHQPGGLCLLLLLLCQFMEDRSAQAGNCWLRQAKNGRCQVLYKTELSKEECCSTGRLSTSWTEEDVNHNTLFKWMIFNGGAPNCIPCKETCENVDCGPGKKCRMNKKNKPRCVCAPDCSNITWKGPVCGLDGKTYRNECALLKARCKEQPELEVQYQGKCKKTCRDVLCPGSSTCVVDQTNNAYCVTCNRICPEPSSSEQYLCGNDGVTYSSACHLRKATCLLGRSIGLAYEGKCIKAKSCEDIQCGGGKKCLWDFKVGRGRCSLCDELCPDSKSDEPVCASDNATYASECAMKEAACSSGVLLEVKHSGSCNSISEDMEEEEEEEDQDYNFPISSILEW, from the exons ATGGTCTGCGCCAGGCACCAGCCCGGCGggctctgcctcctgctgctgctaCTCTGCCAGTTCATGGAGGACCGCAGCGCCCAGG ctgggAATTGCTGGCTCCGCCAAGCCAAGAATGGCCGCTGCCAGGTCCTGTATAAGACAGAATTGAGCAAAGAGGAGTGCTGCAGCACCGGCCGTCTGAGTACCTCGTGGACCGAGGAGGATGTGAACCACAATACTCTCTTCAAGTGGATGATTTTCAACGGAGGCGCCCCCAACTGCATCCCCTGTAAAG AAACGTGTGAGAATGTGGACTGCGGACCTGGGAAAAAATGCCGAATGAACAAGAAGAATAAACCCCGCTGTGTCTGTGCCCCAGACTGTTCCAACATCACCTGGAAGGGCCCAGTGTGTGGGCTGGATGGGAAAACCTACCGCAATGAATGTGCACTCCTCAAGGCCAGATGTAAAGAGCAGCCGGAACTGGAAGTCCAGTACCAAGGCAAATGTAAAA agacTTGCCGGGATGTTCTCTGTCCTGGCAGCTCCACCTGTGTTGTGGACCAGACAAACAATGCCTACTGTGTGACATGCAATCGGATTTGCCCAGAGCCCTCCTCTTCTGAGCAGTACCTGTGTGGGAATGATGGAGTGACTTACTCTAGTGCCTGCCACCTGAGAAAGGCCACATGTTTGCTGGGCAGATCGATTGGATTAGCCTATGAGGGAAAATGTATCA AAGCAAAGTCCTGTGAAGACATCCAGTGTGGTGGTGGAAAAAAATGCCTGTGGGATTTCAAGGTTGGCCGAGGCCGTTGCTCTCTCTGTGATGAGCTCTGCCCTGACAGTAAGTCGGATGAGCCGGTCTGCGCCAGTGACAATGCCACTTATGCCAGCGAGTGTGCCATGAAGGAAGCTGCCTGCTCCTCTGGCGTGCTGCTTGAAGTGAAGCACTCCGGATCTTGCAACT CCATCTCAGAagacatggaggaagaggaggaggaggaagaccagGACTACAACTTTCCTATCTCTTCCATTCTAGAGTGGTAA